A section of the Xiphias gladius isolate SHS-SW01 ecotype Sanya breed wild chromosome 10, ASM1685928v1, whole genome shotgun sequence genome encodes:
- the brms1la gene encoding breast cancer metastasis-suppressor 1-like protein-A, translating to MPVHRDREKKESTAEEMEVEEQEQEASSSEEEDSDTSSVSEDGDSSEMDEEDCERRRMECLDEMSNLEKQFTDLKDKLYRERLSQVNSKLAEVEAGRAAEYLEPLAVLLENMQVRTKVAGIYRELCLESVKNKYQCEIQAACQHWESEKLLLFDTVQSELEEKIRRLEEDRHSIDISSELWNDELSGRKKRRDALSPDKKRRRPSVVSGPYIVYMLPDLDILEDWTAIRKAVATLGPHRGKADSDSSVFPFRPDRNRPILNC from the exons ATGCCGGTGCACCGTGACCGGGAGAAGAAGGAGAGTACagcagaggagatggaggtAGAAGAGCAAGAGCAGGAGGCGTCCagctcagaggaggaggattctgacacctcctctgtctctgagGATGGAGACAGCTCAG AAATGGATGAGGAGGACTGTGAGCGAAGGAGGATGGAGTGTCTGGATGAAATGTCGAACCTGGAGAAACAGTTCACTGATCTCAAAGACAA gctGTATCGGGAGCGTCTCAGTCAAGTGAACAGCAAGCTGGCAGAGGTGGAGGCCGGTCGGGCTGCAGAATATCTGGAGCCTCTGGCAGTACTGTTGGAGAACATGCAGGTCCGCACCAAAGTGGCAG GAATCTACAGAGAGTTGTGTCTGGAGTCTGTGAAGAACAAGTATCAGTGTGAGATCCAGGCCGCATGCCAGCACTGGGAG agtgagaagctgctgctgtttgatacAGTACAGAGTGAACTGGAGGAGAAAATCAGAAGACTGGAGGAGGACAGACACAGCATAGATATTTCATCAG AGCTGTGGAATGATGAGTTGTcaggaaggaagaagaggagagatgcTTTAAGTCCAgacaagaagaggagaagacCATCAGTGGTGTCTG GCCCATATATTGTCTATATGCTACCTGACTTGGACATCCTGGAGGATTGGACAGCCATCAGAAAG GCTGTGGCTACGCTGGGTCCCCACAGAGGGAAGGCCGACTCTGACAGCTCCGTGTTCCCATTCAGACCAGATAGAAACAGACCCATACTAAACTGCTGA